A part of Aegilops tauschii subsp. strangulata cultivar AL8/78 chromosome 2, Aet v6.0, whole genome shotgun sequence genomic DNA contains:
- the LOC109767729 gene encoding disease resistance protein RGA5 — MEVMAGAVLSALLHKLDAVLTDEYRLQRSLRGEIMFLRAELESMQAALERVSSPSAQPVDRQVRIWAGQVRELSYDVEDSIDRFMVRVDLHHPGFSGFIGRCLSLLTTARVRHRIATDIRGIRGLVKEVADRRGRYRVDDGAFAVRRPAGATVDPRLHGMYEDSARLVAVGGPRAELCRLLVEQEGAGTMDGQLKVVSIVGVGGLGKTTLANVVYQQIRGRFDCDAFVTVSLKPDLRRVLGSLLRQVSKQSYSEVEAWDVVELIDKIRQVLQDKRYLIIVDDIWDESAWNCIKTVLVENNCSSRVITTTRIAGVAASCSSSIDGNIYKLNPLGHDDSKKLFHERIFGSEDGCHVKLREISQKIIRKCDGVPLAIITIASLLSHKSKNIHEWDTVNKSIGSGLEKFPNMENMRQILSISYYDLPSHLKPCFLYLSVYPEDYAILSDHLVRRWIAEGFVHGSDVDTLYKVGFGYFNDLINRSLVQPQHVDSRGNVGACRVHDMVLDLITSLSTEENFVTTLDSHQPSDLSKKIHRLSIQNNQETNTMSLSMVSLSHVRSFIIFPSATKLMPPLSRFQVLRVLDLEGCRDLENHHLHGVGNLFHLRYLGLRDTNITKLPKGVGYLYCLQTLDLSQSGIIDLPSTIVQLRKLVCLYIETSVRLPDGIGAMKSLQVLSTVGVGASPNFSKELGYLTDLRILKISLSGTWDKNYEKHLLCSLCKLTKIKEISIQSSGVPTKFIVDLGWTPHNLRYFFGNIPRLPEWMNSSLSELSTLIITLDKIQQEDLGTLGNIPFLHYLCVTVHKIKKAEERLIIGTDHANFKCLSEFHIHNDSLGIMFVEGAMPRLQTLEVTFQVREAKDEYNNFEVGLENLHSVKLVTIRMHCCGSSLIEVEEAGAAMRKTSYVNPKHPRVDVIRYYEDEMIEDEEKSQLDEEAFKEQEVLIIVFFSRTKIKST, encoded by the exons ATGGAGGTCATGGCAGGGGCGGTGTTGAGCGCCCTCCTCCACAAGCTGGACGCCGTGCTGACAGACGAGTACAGGCTGCAGAGGAGCCTGAGGGGCGAGATCATGTTCCTCCGCGCGGAGCTGGAGAGCATGCAGGCAGCCCTCGAGAGAGTATCCTCGCCGTCGGCGCAGCCGGTGGACAGGCAGGTCAGGATCTGGGCAGGGCAGGTCAGAGAGCTCTCCTACGACGTCGAAGACAGCATCGACAGGTTCATGGTGCGCGTCGACCTCCATCATCCGGGGTTCAGCGGGTTCATCGGCAGGTGCCTGAGCCTGCTGACCACGGCCCGGGTCCGCCACCGGATCGCCACAGACATCAGGGGCATCAGGGGCCTCGTCAAGGAGGTCGCCGACCGGCGCGGCAGGTACAGGGTCGACGATGGTGCTTTCGCCGTCCGGCGGCCTGCTGGCGCCACCGTCGACCCTCGCTTGCATGGCATGTACGAGGACTCGGCGAGGCTCGTCGCGGTGGGTGGGCCGAGGGCGGAGCTCTGCAGGTTGTTGGTGGAGCAAGAAGGCGCGGGTACCATGGATGGTCAACTGAAGGTGGTCTCCATTGTTGGGGTTGGTGGCCTGGGCAAGACGACGCTGGCGAACGTCGTGTACCAGCAGATCAGAGGCCGGTTTGACTGCGACGCCTTTGTCACAGTGTCCCTCAAGCCTGATCTGAGGAGGGTTTTGGGCAGCTTGCTCCGTCAGGTTAGTAAGCAGAGTTACAGCGAGGTTGAAGCATGGGATGTTGTGGAACTCATTGACAAAATCAGACAAGTTCTTCAGGATAAGAG GTACTTAATTATAGTTGATGATATATGGGACGAATCAGCTTGGAACTGTATAAAGACTGTACTAGTTGAGAACAACTGCAGCAGCAGAGTAATCACAACAACACGTATTGCTGGTGTTGCTGCATCATGCAGCTCTTCCATCGACGGTAACATTTATAAACTAAATCCTCTTGGTCATGATGATTCGAAGAAGTTGTTCCATGAAAGAATATTTGGGAGTGAAGATGGTTGCCATGTGAAACTGAGAGAAATATCTCAGAAAATCATAAGAAAGTGTGATGGTGTACCATTAGCTATCATTACTATTGCCAGCCTATTGTCTCACAAATCAAAGAATATACATGAATGGGACACTGTGAACAAATCAATTGGTTCTGGACTTGAGAAATTCCCCAATATGGAGAACATGCGTCAGATATTGTCTATTAGTTATTATGATTTGCCGTCCCATCTAAAACCCTGCTTTCTATACCTGAGTGTTTATCCGGAGGATTATGCAATATTGAGTGATCACTTGGTACGAAGATGGATAGCCGAAGGCTTTGTCCATGGAAGTGATGTGGATACCTTATATAAAGTGGGGTTCGGTTACTTCAATGATCTTATTAACCGAAGCCTAGTTCAACCACAACATGTAGATTCTCGTGGCAACGTAGGGGCTTGTCGTGTACATGATATGGTCCTTGATTTGATCACATCCTTGTCAACTGAAGAAAATTTTGTCACAACATTAGATAGCCATCAACCTAGTGATCTTTCAAAGAAGATACATCGATTATCCATCCAAAACAATCAAGAAACTAACACCATGTCACTTTCTATGGTGAGTTTGTCCCATGTGAGATCATTTATCATCTTTCCTAGTGCTACAAAATTGATGCCGCCTCTTTCAAGATTTCAAGTTCTGCGAGTGTTGGATCTAGAAGGTTGCCGCGACTTGGAGAATCATCATCTTCATGGTGTTGGGAATTTATTTCATTTGAGGTATCTAGGACTAAGGGATACAAATATTACAAAACTCCCAAAAGGAGTAGGGTATCTGTATTGTTTGCAAACATTGGATTTGAGTCAAAGTGGCATAATTGATCTGCCATCAACCATTGTTCAGCTAAGGAAACTTGTGTGCCTATACATTGAAACATCGGTAAGGCTACCAGATGGGATTGGAGCCATGAAATCCCTACAGGTTCTGTCTACCGTTGGTGTGGGTGCCTCTCCAAACTTCTCAAAGGAACTAGGTTATCTTACAGATCTGAGGATTCTTAAAATTTCGCTATCTGGAACATGGGACAAGAACTATGAGAAACATTTGCTATGTTCTTTGTGCAAGCTGACAAAAATCAAGGAAATAAGTATTCAATCTTCCGGAGTTCCCACAAAATTCATTGTGGATTTAGGATGGACCCCTCACAACCTTCGATACTTTTTCGGCAACATACCTAGATTACCAGAATGGATGAACTCCTCACTCTCAGAACTATCCACTTTAATCATCACACTAGACAAAATCCAGCAGGAAGACCTTGGCACTCTCGGCAACATCCCATTTTTGCATTATCTCTGTGTTACTGTGCACAAAATCAAAAAGGCAGAAGAAAGATTGATTATCGGCACTGATCATGCAAACTTTAAGTGCCTATCTGAGTTTCACATTCACAATGATTCATTGGGGATCATGTTTGTAGAAGGAGCTATGCCAAGGCTTCAAACCCTCGAGGTTACATTTCAGGTTCGCGAGGCGAAGGATGAATACAATAATTTTGAGGTCGGCTTGGAGAACCTCCATTCTGTTAAGCTGGTCACAATTCGAATGCATTGTTGTGGTTCCAGTCTCATTGAGGTGGAGGAAGCTGGTGCTGCTATGAGGAAGACATCCTATGTGAATCCCAAGCATCCAAGGGTTGACGTGATTAGATATTATGAAGATGAAATGATAGAGGATGAGGAGAAATCTCAACTCGATGAGGAAGCATTCAAAGAACAAGAGGTATTAATTATTGTCTTCTTTAGTCGCACCAAAATAAAAAGTACATGA